The following are encoded in a window of Aromatoleum petrolei genomic DNA:
- the siaC gene encoding biofilm regulation phosphoprotein SiaC has product MKDIDIAGSESTPRIRADRDAGRLEMSGDSYPENSFELFQPVLDWIAAFLAEGERPLLVDLRLLYLNTSSVRAMMEIFDALQDAHERGREVAVVWRYDGINERVADLAGEFKEDYTFPFDIVAARETCH; this is encoded by the coding sequence GTGAAAGACATCGACATTGCCGGCAGCGAATCGACGCCCCGTATTCGTGCCGACCGGGACGCCGGCCGCCTGGAGATGAGCGGCGACTCCTACCCGGAAAATTCCTTCGAACTGTTCCAGCCGGTGCTCGACTGGATCGCCGCGTTTCTGGCGGAGGGCGAACGGCCGCTGCTGGTCGATTTGCGCCTGCTGTACCTCAACACCAGCAGCGTGCGCGCAATGATGGAAATCTTCGACGCCCTGCAGGATGCGCACGAGCGCGGCCGTGAGGTCGCGGTCGTGTGGCGCTACGACGGCATCAACGAACGGGTCGCCGATCTCGCCGGCGAATTCAAGGAGGACTACACTTTCCCGTTCGACATCGTGGCCGCTCGCGAAACATGCCATTAG
- the siaB gene encoding biofilm regulation protein kinase SiaB: MEQVDVLTLREAFTRQGIMLGFNGPFSATLMEEIGKALRKHMEGLAESPSAVTDVFSAYIELSQNIRHYAASRGVSGSAAEATIIVSRDDEGRYVVSAGNVVLAADGRALEARIAELAAMDKAELKAAFKAQMRAPRDPDARTGAGLGLIDLARRASRPLSCNLKPLDDAHAFFSLRVVI; encoded by the coding sequence ATGGAACAGGTCGACGTCTTGACGCTGCGCGAGGCATTCACGCGCCAGGGCATCATGCTGGGCTTCAACGGGCCGTTTTCGGCGACGCTGATGGAGGAAATCGGCAAGGCGCTGCGCAAGCACATGGAAGGGCTGGCCGAATCGCCGTCGGCAGTGACCGACGTGTTCTCCGCCTACATCGAGCTGAGCCAGAACATCCGCCACTACGCCGCCTCGCGCGGCGTCAGCGGCAGCGCGGCGGAGGCGACCATCATCGTGTCGCGCGACGACGAGGGCCGCTACGTCGTGAGCGCCGGCAATGTCGTGCTGGCCGCGGACGGCCGCGCGCTGGAGGCGCGCATCGCCGAGCTCGCCGCGATGGACAAGGCGGAACTCAAGGCGGCGTTCAAGGCGCAGATGCGCGCGCCACGTGATCCGGACGCCAGAACCGGCGCCGGCCTCGGCCTGATCGACCTGGCGCGGCGCGCCAGCCGCCCCTTGTCCTGCAACCTGAAACCGCTCGACGATGCGCACGCCTTCTTCAGCCTGCGCGTCGTGATCTGA
- the siaA gene encoding biofilm regulation protein phosphatase SiaA (SiaB is a threonine kinase acting on SiaC; SiaA is the matching phosphatase.) — protein MGLRWKSGLWLGVLLALLLLVALLAGRAGLEAFRTRFGAAFAANHAQLHAQRLVTLITRELSLAQRLAELGSVREFLRDGEGAAATFADLERFRAAFADGSAFLIAHASGDYYFSDSPAAPGPLRPRYTLRRDEPKDAWYYATIAGGRPYALNVNVDETLRVTKVWFNVLVHDGDGGRILGLAGTGLDLTRFLADFVATGEAGATSLIVNGDGVILAHPDPALIEYSALTKASPQRTLQRLVAREDDRAALARTLAELRADPAASRTLEIEFDGRRRIVGAAFVPQLDWYVLSAIDTDAAQVIDENLLWPLALAALALLVLFAAGVSVGANRLILQPLVGLTESARRLAAGDYGLRLHSGRQDELGELTRVFDGMARQIDAHTRELEARVAERTRDLAAARDRIAEAHRQIQDSIRYASLIQHAMLPQEALARALPGAHCVLWQPRDTVGGDLYLFRHDDDGFLLGLIDCAGHGVPGAFMTMIAHAAFDLAVHELGIADPAALLARMDTAIRSLLPEAIAGRQLATNMDAGLCHVDVANGVLRFAGAHLDLYRCVGGRCERIRGGRRSLGERRRGAHPNPTHENQIMPAAGDATYYLSTDGFLDQAGGQHGFGFGASRFAELLATLAAQPMPAQAEALLHTLREHQGPRAQRDDVAVLGFCVPARAASPGQVSGE, from the coding sequence ATGGGACTGCGCTGGAAATCGGGGCTGTGGCTGGGCGTGCTGCTCGCGCTGCTGCTGCTCGTCGCGCTGCTGGCCGGGCGCGCGGGACTGGAGGCCTTCCGCACCCGCTTCGGCGCGGCCTTCGCCGCCAATCACGCGCAGTTGCACGCGCAGCGCCTGGTGACGCTGATCACGCGCGAACTCAGCCTGGCGCAGCGGCTGGCCGAACTCGGCAGCGTGCGCGAGTTCCTGCGCGACGGCGAGGGCGCGGCGGCGACGTTCGCCGACCTCGAACGCTTTCGCGCCGCATTTGCCGACGGCTCGGCCTTCCTGATCGCGCACGCCTCGGGTGACTACTATTTCAGCGACAGCCCGGCCGCGCCCGGACCGCTGCGCCCCCGTTACACCTTGCGCCGCGACGAACCGAAGGATGCGTGGTACTACGCGACGATCGCCGGCGGACGCCCCTACGCCCTCAACGTGAACGTGGACGAGACGCTGCGGGTGACCAAGGTGTGGTTCAACGTGCTCGTGCACGATGGCGACGGCGGCCGAATCCTGGGCCTTGCCGGCACCGGACTCGACCTCACGCGCTTTCTCGCCGACTTCGTCGCCACCGGCGAGGCGGGCGCCACCAGCCTGATCGTCAATGGCGACGGCGTGATCCTAGCGCACCCCGATCCCGCCCTGATCGAGTATTCGGCGCTCACCAAGGCGAGCCCGCAGCGCACCCTGCAACGCCTCGTCGCGCGCGAGGACGACCGCGCGGCGCTCGCGCGCACGCTCGCCGAGCTGCGTGCCGACCCGGCCGCGAGCCGCACGCTCGAGATCGAATTCGACGGCCGCCGGCGGATCGTCGGCGCCGCCTTCGTGCCGCAACTCGACTGGTACGTGCTCAGCGCCATCGACACCGACGCCGCGCAGGTGATCGACGAGAACCTCCTGTGGCCGCTGGCGCTCGCGGCACTGGCGCTGCTGGTGCTGTTCGCCGCGGGCGTCAGCGTCGGTGCGAACCGCCTGATCCTGCAACCGCTGGTGGGCCTGACCGAATCGGCGCGCCGCCTCGCCGCGGGCGACTACGGCCTGCGCCTGCACTCCGGCCGTCAGGACGAGCTGGGCGAGCTGACGCGCGTGTTCGACGGCATGGCGCGCCAGATCGATGCGCATACGCGCGAGCTCGAAGCCCGCGTCGCCGAACGCACGCGCGACCTTGCCGCCGCGCGCGATCGCATCGCCGAAGCCCACCGCCAGATCCAGGACAGCATCCGCTACGCGAGCCTGATCCAGCACGCGATGCTGCCGCAGGAAGCGCTCGCGCGGGCACTGCCGGGCGCGCATTGCGTGCTGTGGCAACCGCGCGATACGGTCGGCGGCGACCTCTACCTTTTTCGGCACGATGACGACGGCTTCCTCCTCGGGCTCATCGACTGCGCCGGACACGGCGTGCCCGGCGCCTTCATGACGATGATCGCGCATGCGGCCTTCGACCTCGCGGTGCATGAACTCGGCATCGCCGATCCCGCGGCGCTGCTCGCGCGCATGGACACGGCGATCCGCAGCCTGCTGCCCGAGGCGATCGCGGGGCGGCAGCTCGCGACGAACATGGACGCCGGCCTGTGCCACGTGGACGTCGCCAACGGTGTGCTGCGCTTCGCCGGCGCCCATCTCGATCTGTATCGCTGCGTCGGCGGACGCTGCGAACGCATACGGGGCGGTCGGCGCAGCCTCGGCGAGCGCCGGCGCGGCGCACATCCGAACCCGACCCATGAGAACCAGATCATGCCGGCAGCCGGCGATGCGACGTATTATCTGAGCACCGACGGTTTTCTGGACCAGGCCGGCGGCCAGCACGGCTTCGGCTTCGGCGCCAGCCGCTTCGCCGAGCTGCTCGCGACGCTCGCCGCGCAGCCGATGCCGGCCCAGGCCGAGGCCTTGCTGCACACGCTGCGCGAGCATCAGGGCCCGCGGGCACAGCGCGACGACGTCGCGGTACTGGGTTTTTGCGTTCCTGCGCGGGCGGCCTCGCCCGGACAGGTTTCCGGAGAGTGA